The Pantoea sp. At-9b genome includes a window with the following:
- a CDS encoding phage virion morphogenesis protein — translation MAELHKVDAWLDALLSQLEPAARTKMLREVARDVRRIQQTNITAQRAPDGTAWEPRRVTARSKKGRIRRKMFAKLKTAKYLKAQANVNVAEVAFVPAVQRLARVHHYGLREKVSREGNAVKYAERPLLGINNESENSILEALVKWLR, via the coding sequence GTGGCTGAACTTCATAAAGTGGATGCCTGGCTGGATGCATTGCTGTCGCAACTGGAACCGGCGGCCAGGACAAAGATGCTGCGTGAAGTGGCACGCGATGTGCGCCGCATTCAGCAGACCAATATCACCGCACAGCGCGCGCCGGACGGGACCGCATGGGAACCGCGGCGTGTTACTGCCCGTAGCAAAAAAGGCCGTATCCGCCGTAAGATGTTTGCGAAGCTGAAGACGGCGAAGTATCTGAAGGCACAAGCTAACGTGAATGTGGCAGAAGTTGCGTTTGTTCCTGCTGTTCAGAGGCTGGCCAGAGTACATCACTATGGTTTGCGTGAAAAAGTGAGTCGGGAGGGGAATGCTGTAAAATATGCTGAACGCCCATTGTTGGGTATTAATAATGAATCGGAAAATTCGATTTTAGAAGCGCTTGTTAAATGGCTGCGATAA
- a CDS encoding terminase endonuclease subunit — MVMSPFQRHTQYVLAQEAARKGGNSHHLKGYDLMLMQLGEDRRRLKGIQSTVKKAEIKVEVLPKYAAWVEGVLAADGAQQDDVLMYVMLWRIDAGDFAGALAIGRHAIKHGWVMPQGFNRNVPTLLAEEMADAAKAALLANTPFDADLLMQTLDVIGDLDMPDQSRARLHKSIGNVLTDSQPVSALNHLRRALQLDEKCGVKKEIEQLERKIRNAS; from the coding sequence ATGGTGATGAGTCCTTTTCAGCGACACACGCAATACGTGCTGGCACAGGAGGCCGCCCGTAAGGGCGGCAATAGCCATCACTTAAAAGGCTATGACCTGATGCTGATGCAGCTCGGCGAAGATCGTCGCCGCCTGAAAGGCATCCAGTCAACGGTCAAAAAGGCCGAAATCAAAGTGGAAGTTTTGCCGAAATACGCCGCCTGGGTGGAAGGCGTGCTGGCCGCCGATGGCGCGCAACAGGATGACGTGCTGATGTACGTGATGTTGTGGCGCATTGATGCCGGTGATTTCGCCGGTGCACTGGCGATTGGCCGCCATGCCATTAAACACGGCTGGGTGATGCCGCAGGGTTTTAACCGCAACGTGCCGACGCTGCTGGCGGAGGAAATGGCCGATGCCGCAAAGGCTGCCCTCCTGGCAAATACCCCTTTTGATGCTGACCTGCTGATGCAGACGCTTGATGTGATTGGCGATCTGGATATGCCGGACCAGTCACGCGCCCGTCTTCATAAATCCATTGGCAACGTGCTGACGGACTCGCAGCCCGTGTCCGCACTGAATCACTTACGCCGCGCCCTGCAACTGGATGAGAAATGCGGCGTGAAAAAAGAAATTGAGCAGCTGGAGCGGAAAATCCGTAACGCCAGCTGA
- a CDS encoding phage tail protein yields the protein MNKPQSLRSALTKAVKYVADNPDRLHLFVDNGSLVATSAASISWEYRYTLNVVITDFSGDQNLLMAPILFWLRDNQPDALQNDAEREKLFTFEVDILGNDRCDLSLNLKLTERVIAREVDGTMQVAAVDEPKVAEEFWTVKRG from the coding sequence ATGAACAAGCCGCAGTCCTTGCGCAGCGCCCTGACTAAGGCCGTTAAGTATGTTGCGGATAACCCGGACAGGCTGCACCTGTTCGTGGATAACGGTTCGCTGGTCGCTACCTCTGCCGCGTCAATATCATGGGAATACCGCTACACGCTGAATGTGGTGATAACGGATTTCAGCGGGGACCAGAATCTGTTGATGGCTCCGATCCTGTTCTGGCTACGCGACAACCAGCCGGATGCGTTGCAGAACGACGCCGAACGCGAAAAGTTGTTTACGTTTGAGGTGGATATTCTCGGCAATGACCGTTGTGATCTCAGCCTGAACCTGAAACTGACAGAGCGGGTGATCGCCCGCGAGGTGGACGGCACTATGCAGGTTGCGGCAGTCGATGAACCGAAAGTGGCCGAAGAGTTCTGGACGGTGAAACGTGGCTGA
- a CDS encoding baseplate J/gp47 family protein, which yields MAVIDLSQLPAPEVIEVPEFEALLTERKEALIALYPADEQAEIRRVLALESDPMVKILQENAYREILLRQRVNEAAQAVMVAYALSSDLDQLAAAYNVERLTVTPADTEAVPPVDAVMESDDAMRLRVPAAFEGLSVAGPTAAYEFHARSADGRVMDVSATSPAPAEVVITVLSREGEGNAAADLLTVVDTALNAESVRPVADRVTVQGAEIFDYRVEATLHLFDGVAAAPCLEAANAAMDTYLADQKKLGRSVRRESYGAVLRVAGVDWVEITEPAADIIMDRTQAGNCTSVTVTVADDEVNA from the coding sequence GTGGCAGTAATTGACCTTTCACAGTTACCCGCACCGGAAGTGATTGAGGTGCCTGAATTTGAGGCGCTGCTGACTGAGCGCAAAGAGGCGCTGATCGCACTCTACCCGGCGGATGAGCAGGCGGAAATCCGGCGTGTGCTGGCGCTGGAATCTGATCCGATGGTGAAAATCCTTCAGGAAAACGCCTACCGGGAAATCCTGCTGCGCCAGCGCGTCAACGAAGCGGCGCAGGCCGTGATGGTGGCCTACGCACTCAGCAGCGATCTGGACCAGCTGGCCGCCGCTTATAACGTGGAGCGCCTCACCGTCACGCCCGCCGACACCGAAGCGGTGCCGCCGGTGGACGCGGTGATGGAATCGGATGACGCGATGCGCCTGCGGGTGCCCGCAGCCTTTGAGGGGCTTTCCGTGGCCGGTCCGACGGCAGCTTATGAGTTTCACGCCCGCAGCGCCGACGGTCGCGTGATGGACGTGTCCGCAACCAGCCCGGCCCCGGCGGAAGTGGTGATCACCGTGTTAAGCCGGGAGGGCGAAGGTAACGCGGCTGCTGATTTGCTGACTGTAGTGGACACTGCACTTAACGCCGAAAGCGTGCGTCCGGTGGCGGACCGTGTGACCGTTCAGGGTGCAGAGATATTCGATTACCGCGTGGAAGCCACGTTGCACCTGTTCGATGGCGTGGCTGCGGCCCCCTGTCTGGAGGCGGCGAACGCCGCGATGGACACCTATCTGGCTGACCAGAAAAAGCTGGGGCGCAGCGTGCGCCGTGAGTCCTACGGGGCGGTGTTGCGCGTGGCTGGTGTGGACTGGGTGGAAATCACTGAACCGGCAGCGGACATCATCATGGACCGCACTCAGGCCGGAAACTGCACGTCAGTGACGGTCACTGTGGCGGATGATGAGGTGAACGCATGA
- a CDS encoding GPW/gp25 family protein → MTMYIGMNRQTGEAITDIDHIRQSMRDILVTPEGSRIARREYGSLLSVLIDQPQNEVARLQVMAATYTALSRWEPRVRLDSVNITSAFDGSMVVELTGQRVDGSPVSMSIPTGVSSGSN, encoded by the coding sequence ATGACCATGTACATCGGCATGAACCGGCAGACCGGTGAAGCCATCACTGATATTGACCACATCCGCCAGTCCATGCGCGACATTCTGGTCACACCCGAAGGCAGCCGCATCGCCCGGCGTGAATACGGCTCTCTGCTTTCAGTGCTGATTGACCAGCCACAAAACGAGGTGGCGCGCCTCCAGGTGATGGCGGCAACCTACACCGCACTGAGCCGCTGGGAGCCGCGCGTGCGCCTGGACTCAGTGAATATCACCAGTGCCTTTGACGGTTCAATGGTGGTCGAGCTGACCGGCCAGCGGGTCGATGGCTCACCGGTGTCCATGTCCATTCCAACGGGGGTAAGCAGTGGCAGTAATTGA
- a CDS encoding lysozyme, with translation MNLQTVKRCVVGAVLAIAATLPGFQQLHTSVEGLKLIADAEGCRLKPYQCDAGKWTDGIGNTSGVVPGRSITERQAAGNFITNVLRVEAALARCVAVTMPQQVYDALVSLAFNVGTGNVCGSTMVALLKKGRWRDACLQLPRWVYVLGVFNQGLDNRRQREQAWCLKGVRG, from the coding sequence ATGAATCTGCAAACCGTTAAGCGATGTGTTGTTGGCGCGGTGCTGGCCATCGCCGCCACGCTGCCGGGATTTCAGCAACTGCACACCTCAGTGGAGGGGCTGAAACTCATTGCAGACGCCGAAGGCTGCCGCCTGAAGCCTTACCAGTGCGACGCGGGCAAATGGACCGACGGGATCGGCAACACGTCCGGCGTGGTGCCGGGCAGGAGCATTACCGAACGGCAGGCGGCGGGGAACTTCATCACCAACGTGTTACGCGTTGAGGCGGCACTGGCGCGCTGCGTGGCGGTCACTATGCCGCAGCAGGTTTATGACGCGCTGGTGTCGCTGGCGTTCAACGTCGGCACCGGCAACGTGTGCGGCTCCACGATGGTGGCACTGCTGAAAAAGGGGCGATGGCGGGATGCGTGTCTGCAACTGCCCCGCTGGGTGTATGTGCTGGGCGTATTTAATCAGGGGCTGGATAACCGGCGTCAGCGTGAACAGGCCTGGTGCCTGAAAGGAGTCCGGGGATGA
- a CDS encoding head completion/stabilization protein, translating to MKFVAAEQAQDTPEIIPNNSFWPDVDLAKFRSAMRVDGTVTPERLKQVVLTAMSEVNAELYAWRERQELAGYNQLADVPGEKLAGESARLHHYQNAVWCWTRAVLNERYQDYDATAAAVKRGDELADATGDLWRDARWAISRVQNLPHCTVELI from the coding sequence ATGAAATTCGTTGCGGCGGAGCAGGCGCAGGATACGCCCGAAATTATCCCCAATAACTCATTCTGGCCGGACGTTGATCTGGCGAAATTCCGCAGCGCCATGCGCGTTGACGGCACCGTGACGCCGGAGCGTCTGAAACAGGTGGTACTGACAGCCATGTCGGAAGTGAACGCCGAACTGTATGCGTGGCGGGAGCGTCAGGAGCTGGCCGGTTACAACCAGCTTGCCGACGTGCCGGGCGAGAAGCTAGCCGGGGAAAGTGCCCGCCTGCATCACTACCAGAATGCGGTGTGGTGCTGGACCCGTGCCGTGCTCAACGAGCGCTATCAGGACTATGACGCCACCGCCGCCGCCGTGAAGCGGGGTGATGAGCTGGCAGACGCCACCGGCGACCTGTGGCGGGATGCCCGCTGGGCCATCAGCCGCGTGCAGAACCTGCCGCACTGCACGGTAGAGCTTATCTGA
- a CDS encoding GPO family capsid scaffolding protein gives MTVKAKRFRIGVEGATTDGREISREWLVQMSAAYNPQVYTATINLEHLKSYAPDSTFNRYGTVSALVAEEITDGPLAGKMALYADILPTDSLVELVKKGQKLFTSMEVSTKFADTGKAYLVGLAATDDPASLGTEMLAFSAKAEQNPLAKRKQHPENLFTAATETLIELEDVQDEKPALFTRIKAMFSKQQQSEDARFNDVHQAVELIASEQQEYSTRTEKALVGQEERLSKLERELETQLVEFTELKEQLSQEDSRKDYRQRSPGGTGASESLTDC, from the coding sequence ATGACAGTAAAAGCAAAACGCTTTCGCATCGGGGTGGAAGGTGCCACCACGGATGGGCGCGAAATTTCCCGTGAATGGCTGGTGCAGATGTCCGCCGCCTACAACCCGCAGGTGTATACCGCAACCATCAATCTGGAGCACCTCAAGTCCTACGCACCGGACAGCACCTTTAACCGTTACGGTACGGTGAGTGCGCTGGTTGCTGAAGAAATCACCGACGGCCCGCTGGCCGGGAAAATGGCGCTGTATGCCGACATCCTGCCGACGGACTCTCTCGTGGAGCTGGTGAAGAAAGGCCAGAAGCTGTTCACCTCTATGGAAGTCAGCACCAAATTTGCCGACACCGGCAAAGCCTATCTGGTTGGCCTGGCTGCCACCGATGATCCTGCCAGCCTCGGCACCGAGATGCTGGCGTTCAGCGCGAAGGCCGAGCAGAACCCGCTGGCGAAGCGTAAGCAGCACCCGGAAAACCTGTTTACCGCCGCCACCGAAACCCTGATCGAGCTGGAAGACGTGCAGGACGAAAAACCTGCCCTGTTTACCCGCATCAAAGCCATGTTCAGCAAACAGCAGCAGTCAGAGGACGCGCGTTTTAACGACGTACACCAGGCGGTTGAGCTGATTGCCAGCGAACAGCAGGAGTACAGCACCCGCACGGAAAAGGCTCTGGTTGGGCAGGAGGAACGTCTGAGCAAGCTGGAGCGCGAACTGGAAACGCAACTGGTCGAATTCACCGAACTGAAGGAGCAGCTGAGTCAGGAGGACAGCCGAAAAGACTATCGCCAGCGTTCGCCGGGCGGCACCGGTGCCAGCGAAAGCCTGACCGACTGCTGA
- the lysB gene encoding Rz-like lysis system protein LysB (The gene for this Rz-like phage lysis system protein may overlap extensively with the gene for the other spanin subunit, the Rz1-like protein in the outer membrane.), which translates to MIRALAMILLVAVVALGVQSWRLSSAHTKIDAQQSAIEAQGKKLTQKNSQLIALNILTQTSSRAQTQLYAAAEQNTRLLRGRQRTIEELKRENEEFRRWADASLPDAVIRLRQRPALTGGESYREWLSQNHPVPPGTGRPAQ; encoded by the coding sequence ATGATTCGCGCTCTGGCAATGATCCTGTTGGTGGCGGTTGTGGCGCTGGGTGTGCAGTCCTGGCGACTCAGCAGCGCACATACAAAAATCGACGCGCAACAGTCAGCCATTGAGGCGCAGGGTAAAAAGTTAACGCAGAAAAACAGCCAGCTGATCGCGCTGAACATCCTGACGCAGACCAGCAGCCGGGCGCAGACGCAGCTTTATGCCGCCGCCGAGCAAAACACCAGGTTGCTCCGTGGCAGGCAGCGCACTATTGAGGAACTGAAACGTGAAAACGAAGAATTTCGCCGCTGGGCTGATGCCTCTCTGCCTGATGCTGTTATCCGGCTGCGGCAGCGACCGGCCCTCACCGGAGGTGAATCTTACCGTGAGTGGCTGTCCCAAAATCACCCGGTGCCGCCTGGAACAGGCAGGCCCGCGCAGTAA
- a CDS encoding tail protein X, producing the protein MKVRAQQYDTLDALCWRHYGRTRGMTEQVLQANPGLAEHGPILPHGLEVELPDVTTAATVQAVQLWD; encoded by the coding sequence ATGAAAGTGCGTGCGCAGCAGTACGACACGCTGGACGCACTCTGCTGGCGTCACTACGGGCGCACGCGGGGCATGACCGAACAGGTGTTACAGGCAAATCCGGGGCTGGCGGAACACGGTCCGATCCTTCCGCACGGGCTGGAGGTGGAGCTGCCGGACGTGACAACGGCGGCCACCGTGCAGGCCGTCCAGCTCTGGGACTGA
- a CDS encoding HP1 family phage holin, translating to MWEKISTFITWCIAVVMAWLGGLDLKDVSTVAGVFIGLLMALISWYYKHKTYQLLARGRITREEYESANR from the coding sequence ATGTGGGAAAAAATCAGCACCTTCATCACCTGGTGCATTGCGGTGGTGATGGCGTGGTTGGGTGGACTGGACCTGAAGGACGTGTCCACCGTGGCCGGGGTGTTTATCGGTCTGCTGATGGCGCTTATCAGCTGGTACTACAAGCACAAAACCTATCAGTTACTGGCGCGCGGGCGCATCACACGGGAGGAGTATGAATCTGCAAACCGTTAA
- the lysC gene encoding Rz1-like lysis system protein LysC (LysC is an Rz1-like component of a phage lytic system, substantially overlapping although not fully embedded in the gene for the Rz-like LysB component.) translates to MLLSGCGSDRPSPEVNLTVSGCPKITRCRLEQAGPRSNGDLNTLLDETEAAWANCADKVDTIVNCQEKDDEQAAVLAQRPD, encoded by the coding sequence ATGCTGTTATCCGGCTGCGGCAGCGACCGGCCCTCACCGGAGGTGAATCTTACCGTGAGTGGCTGTCCCAAAATCACCCGGTGCCGCCTGGAACAGGCAGGCCCGCGCAGTAACGGCGACCTGAACACTTTGCTGGACGAAACCGAAGCCGCTTGGGCGAACTGCGCCGACAAGGTGGACACCATTGTGAATTGCCAGGAAAAAGACGATGAACAAGCCGCAGTCCTTGCGCAGCGCCCTGACTAA
- a CDS encoding phage baseplate assembly protein V, whose product MNTQLTEIMRLITNLIRTGIVSEVDPVNWLCRVKTGDLETNWINWLTCRAGNTRTWWKPTVGEQVVLLSLGGNLETAFALPSIYSDAFPPPDTSENGSTTVFQDGGWFQYEPETGQLLIKNIKSVLIEAEDGVQFKTGQFGVTADQTQINSDTVMNGDVTQGGGAMSSNGVVADKHKHDGVKQGVDLSGGPQ is encoded by the coding sequence ATGAATACTCAACTCACCGAAATCATGCGCCTCATCACCAACCTGATCCGCACCGGCATCGTGTCCGAAGTGGACCCGGTTAACTGGCTGTGCCGGGTGAAAACGGGCGACCTTGAAACCAACTGGATTAACTGGCTCACCTGTCGCGCCGGGAATACCCGTACCTGGTGGAAACCCACCGTTGGCGAGCAGGTTGTGCTGCTGAGTCTTGGCGGCAATCTGGAAACCGCCTTTGCGCTGCCTTCCATTTATTCCGATGCCTTCCCGCCGCCGGACACTTCAGAGAACGGCAGCACTACCGTGTTTCAGGATGGCGGCTGGTTTCAGTATGAACCGGAAACCGGCCAGCTGCTGATTAAAAACATCAAAAGCGTCCTGATTGAAGCGGAGGACGGCGTTCAGTTCAAAACCGGCCAGTTTGGCGTGACTGCGGACCAGACGCAGATTAACAGCGATACCGTCATGAACGGTGATGTGACGCAGGGCGGCGGTGCGATGAGTTCCAACGGTGTTGTGGCAGACAAGCACAAACACGACGGCGTGAAACAGGGCGTCGACCTGTCAGGGGGGCCGCAATGA
- a CDS encoding phage major capsid protein, P2 family has protein sequence MKKTTRFKFNAFLIQLAKINDVAVPDISAKFTVEPSVAQKLESKIQESAAFLQMINIIPVDEQSGEVLGLGVGSTIAGTTDTSSQERQPTDPTYIDGTGYKCTQTNFDTALPYAKLDLWAKFQDFQTRIRDAIIQRQALDRIMIGFNGVKREKTSNRLENPLLQDVNIGWLEKIRQESPVHVIKGIPQDDGSLSSSIRVGKNGDFANLDALVMDAVNRKIGVQYQDDTDLVVVCGRGLLADKYFPLVNQQQPNTEALAADLIISQKRMGGLQAVRAPYFPADALLITRLDNLSIYWQDESRRRAVIDNPKRDRVENFESVNEAYVVEDYECVCLVENIEMGEFAAPADSSAEA, from the coding sequence ATGAAAAAAACTACTCGATTTAAATTCAATGCCTTCCTCATCCAGTTGGCGAAGATTAACGATGTGGCTGTGCCGGACATCAGCGCGAAATTCACAGTAGAGCCGTCCGTTGCACAGAAGCTCGAAAGCAAAATTCAAGAGTCTGCCGCTTTCCTGCAGATGATTAATATCATCCCTGTAGATGAGCAGTCAGGCGAGGTGCTGGGGCTGGGTGTGGGTTCGACTATTGCAGGCACCACGGATACTTCTTCGCAGGAGCGCCAGCCGACCGATCCGACTTACATTGATGGCACTGGCTATAAATGCACCCAGACCAATTTCGATACCGCGTTACCTTATGCGAAGCTGGATTTATGGGCGAAGTTTCAGGACTTTCAGACCCGCATCCGCGACGCCATCATTCAGCGTCAAGCGTTGGACCGCATCATGATCGGCTTCAACGGTGTGAAACGTGAGAAAACTTCAAACCGCTTAGAAAACCCGCTGTTACAGGACGTCAACATTGGCTGGCTGGAAAAAATCCGCCAGGAATCTCCGGTTCATGTCATTAAGGGCATCCCGCAGGATGACGGCAGTCTGTCATCTTCCATTCGCGTAGGTAAAAACGGTGACTTTGCAAATCTTGATGCACTGGTGATGGATGCGGTAAACCGCAAAATTGGCGTTCAATATCAGGACGACACCGATCTGGTAGTGGTATGTGGTCGCGGTCTACTGGCAGATAAATATTTCCCACTGGTGAATCAGCAGCAGCCAAACACAGAGGCTCTCGCCGCAGACCTCATCATCAGCCAGAAACGCATGGGGGGCCTACAGGCCGTGCGTGCGCCTTACTTCCCGGCTGATGCCTTACTGATCACCCGCCTCGATAATCTCTCCATTTACTGGCAGGACGAAAGCCGCCGCCGTGCCGTTATCGATAACCCGAAACGCGATCGTGTTGAGAATTTTGAGTCCGTCAACGAGGCATACGTGGTTGAAGATTACGAATGCGTTTGCCTGGTGGAGAACATTGAAATGGGCGAGTTCGCCGCACCGGCAGACAGCAGTGCAGAGGCATAA